A window from Pseudooceanicola algae encodes these proteins:
- a CDS encoding response regulator has protein sequence MARILIADDDPGYVAAFCEGMQALGHDAHGVASGVEALALLASEKFDIVFLDVFMKGGGAVVLLHDIRKSDAHIPVVVITGKSEFAGSPLFENGLRLAQAKMRKTASLAELGQLVTKLTT, from the coding sequence GTGGCGCGTATTCTTATCGCAGATGACGATCCGGGCTATGTTGCGGCCTTCTGCGAAGGGATGCAGGCCCTTGGCCATGACGCGCATGGTGTGGCGTCGGGGGTCGAAGCGCTGGCCCTGCTCGCGTCGGAAAAGTTCGACATCGTCTTCCTGGATGTGTTCATGAAAGGCGGCGGCGCGGTTGTGCTGCTGCATGACATCCGCAAGTCCGATGCCCATATCCCGGTGGTGGTCATCACCGGAAAGTCTGAATTCGCCGGTTCGCCGCTGTTCGAAAACGGGCTGCGACTGGCACAGGCAAAGATGCGAAAGACGGCCAGCCTGGCTGAATTGGGGCAATTGGTCACGAAGCTGACCACATGA
- a CDS encoding hybrid sensor histidine kinase/response regulator: MTREPLQQSGQIGRRFPVIALPLAVVLTCLVVLLPGWLGGNDLLTRLHPDFPRITPGAAISLMMVALAQVLALRSEAQLSDRAARLLRQAGTILAALPGCYAALRLGFWLGVGTPVFLGEVDLHDTTPPDTMALSTTLCLLLVAGCAALRCMPGGWSDRVLRRRSRAAATLGLLICLIGLSNVLLGGNGFGTGVLFATMGPANGLCLVALLTAHMHFKPLEGWTALILARSSDSRRARRLVAAAIALPVMLGLYLRSHPVVSPNGSEFLLGLMTVLLAALGVTVALLIASARNRSAQRAGAQERGIRDMLDALDAAVFAFDPSGRLLRVNAAARNLTAHVDTPQAWLDQAAFYHLELRDDPLPAEDRPFARLIRGDNAGEMTLGYLDPLQDERILHFTSRRAGSPAQWVLSVVDETDRWKLQSQTDRTERLDAITQMSGGIAHEMANILGVVRLSADTGLIAAQDTPLVRYFDAIQTACDRGAELTQRILELSGKPGGGGQAFDVARVVREAAAFVRRTTHSSISMQVTTPDAPLTADCDPRELENVVISLLVNAQNALADTKRREGHILLSVVARDNEIVVTVDDDGPGMTPEVLARAEEPFFTTRQKQGGTGLGLTMVTNFARRNHGHFKLTSSPGQGTTARISFAASSTETIEDPADPLPEAEVAQAPKAGALAGLKLLLIEDDPLFGEILAESLRHLGADLAHVTDGRAAASRLMDGTHLDALITDIVLPGGVNGFDLARMGRRSQPDLPVIYISGYAGSHPDDADHPPGIHLRKPMKVDELTRSILRLCRRPG; this comes from the coding sequence ATGACCCGCGAACCCCTGCAGCAAAGCGGCCAGATCGGCCGCAGGTTCCCGGTAATAGCCTTGCCATTGGCGGTGGTGCTGACCTGTCTGGTGGTGCTTCTACCCGGCTGGCTGGGCGGGAACGACCTGCTGACACGCCTGCATCCGGATTTCCCGCGCATCACGCCCGGCGCGGCGATCTCGCTGATGATGGTCGCGCTGGCGCAGGTTTTGGCCCTGCGCAGCGAGGCGCAACTGTCCGACAGGGCCGCGCGGCTGTTGCGACAGGCCGGCACGATCCTGGCTGCGCTGCCGGGGTGCTACGCCGCGCTTCGCCTCGGCTTCTGGCTCGGGGTTGGCACACCGGTCTTTCTGGGCGAGGTCGATTTGCACGATACGACGCCCCCCGACACCATGGCCCTGTCGACGACGCTCTGCCTGTTGCTGGTGGCAGGCTGCGCGGCATTGCGCTGCATGCCCGGCGGCTGGTCCGACCGGGTCCTGCGCCGGCGTAGCCGCGCAGCGGCGACCCTTGGCCTTCTGATCTGCCTCATCGGGCTGAGCAATGTCCTGCTGGGCGGCAATGGTTTCGGGACCGGTGTGCTGTTCGCCACAATGGGTCCGGCAAACGGCCTCTGCCTGGTCGCGCTGCTGACCGCACATATGCATTTCAAACCCCTGGAAGGCTGGACGGCGCTGATCCTGGCGCGCAGTTCTGACAGCCGGCGGGCCCGCCGGCTGGTCGCGGCGGCCATCGCGCTGCCGGTCATGCTGGGGTTGTACCTGAGGTCGCACCCGGTGGTCAGCCCGAATGGATCGGAATTCCTGCTCGGGTTGATGACCGTGCTGCTGGCCGCACTGGGCGTGACGGTCGCCCTGCTCATCGCTTCGGCGCGCAACCGGTCCGCGCAACGGGCCGGAGCGCAGGAACGTGGCATCCGCGACATGCTGGATGCGCTGGACGCAGCCGTCTTTGCCTTCGATCCGTCGGGACGCTTGTTGCGTGTCAATGCCGCGGCCCGCAATCTGACCGCCCATGTGGACACGCCTCAGGCCTGGCTCGATCAGGCCGCCTTCTACCACCTGGAGCTGCGCGATGACCCCCTACCTGCCGAAGACCGCCCTTTCGCCCGCCTGATCCGCGGCGACAACGCCGGGGAAATGACCCTCGGCTATCTCGATCCGCTGCAGGACGAACGCATCCTGCATTTTACCTCCCGGCGGGCCGGGTCCCCGGCTCAGTGGGTCCTGAGCGTCGTGGATGAAACCGATCGCTGGAAACTGCAGTCGCAGACAGACCGGACAGAACGTCTGGATGCCATCACTCAGATGTCCGGCGGAATCGCGCATGAGATGGCCAATATCCTCGGCGTCGTGCGCCTGTCAGCCGATACCGGGCTGATCGCGGCACAGGACACACCGCTTGTCCGGTATTTCGACGCGATCCAGACGGCCTGTGACCGGGGCGCCGAACTGACCCAGCGAATTCTGGAACTGTCCGGCAAGCCCGGCGGCGGCGGGCAGGCCTTTGACGTGGCCCGCGTCGTCCGCGAGGCCGCCGCCTTTGTCCGGCGCACGACCCACAGCAGCATCAGCATGCAGGTCACCACGCCAGACGCCCCCCTGACCGCCGATTGCGACCCGCGAGAGCTTGAGAACGTGGTGATCAGCCTGCTGGTCAATGCCCAGAACGCCTTGGCCGATACCAAGCGGCGCGAAGGGCATATCCTGCTGTCGGTGGTCGCGCGGGACAACGAAATCGTGGTGACGGTCGATGACGATGGCCCCGGCATGACGCCCGAAGTCCTCGCCCGCGCCGAAGAGCCGTTCTTTACCACCCGCCAGAAGCAGGGCGGCACCGGGCTGGGCCTGACGATGGTGACCAATTTCGCCCGGCGCAACCACGGGCATTTCAAGCTGACCTCCTCACCGGGACAGGGCACGACCGCCCGTATCAGCTTTGCCGCCAGCAGCACCGAAACCATCGAAGATCCGGCAGACCCCCTGCCCGAAGCAGAGGTTGCCCAGGCCCCCAAGGCAGGCGCTCTCGCGGGGCTGAAGCTGCTGTTGATCGAGGACGATCCGCTGTTCGGGGAAATCCTGGCGGAATCCCTGCGGCACCTGGGGGCCGATCTTGCCCATGTCACCGATGGACGGGCCGCGGCCAGCCGGTTGATGGATGGCACCCATCTGGATGCGCTGATCACCGACATCGTGCTGCCGGGCGGGGTCAACGGCTTTGACCTGGCGCGGATGGGGCGTCGGAGTCAGCCCGATCTGCCAGTCATCTACATCAGCGGCTATGCCGGCAGCCATCCCGATGATGCCGACCACCCCCCCGGCATCCATTTGCGCAAACCGATGAAGGTCGACGAACTGACCCGCAGCATCCTGCGCCTGTGCCGCCGACCGGGCTGA
- a CDS encoding putative bifunctional diguanylate cyclase/phosphodiesterase — protein sequence MSPAEFGPVTGDGGPARAAEPGDNALEDLTQKLCAVAQLAQSTTGARSVVLLLNPALIRGAELPAPSAGLLPPAAPEVGGDAFSPVLFTHGPEAEARSLRERTWDRLVLLGRSRTRLHSDEPGERPAAMAVTGNLGQAGHQHGLTWALFLRNGDCAGVLGLGFSAAGPAPGEATEAGPTEATSPETIAVLGKLAETLEFMIGAWWDRIDLERDLAASRSRALRLQRVSELDPLTGLENIATFEGKVRERLDSSVEPGAFILIDVDHFKTVNDMYGHQFGDNYLKTVSQAIMDASPARAIVGRVGGDEFAMFTDLPKRSGNYLRALMTTCRMTILRASAFLNKPDLGRVSIGASFTPDHGKAYEKLYHSADLALYASKESGRGTATVYSQDVAERFDHAQLAKTFQAACHAGEVVPYFQPLVDLASRQVTAYEVLCRWESPRHGLLSPASFPSIFTDHGLATQLTRHIIQASLKQYVDVVASMESPVKLSLNLTYFDLMDREFVFDFQSALSDSGVDWGSIIIEVQETVVMGESTGQVFRTLEELRRRGAKIALDDFGTGYSGLRHLKNWPVDIVKIDKSFVKDLCSDYRDRAIVGSIVQLAKDLGFRVIAEGIETEDQARLLLEMGCDMGQGYNFGRPLAPVGSSPRALASE from the coding sequence ATGAGCCCGGCGGAATTCGGTCCGGTGACGGGCGATGGCGGGCCAGCGCGCGCTGCGGAGCCCGGCGACAACGCGCTGGAGGATCTGACACAAAAGCTGTGCGCGGTTGCGCAACTGGCACAATCCACGACCGGGGCGCGGTCCGTGGTACTGCTGCTGAACCCGGCGCTGATCAGGGGCGCGGAGCTGCCCGCGCCTTCGGCCGGGCTTTTGCCGCCTGCGGCGCCGGAGGTGGGCGGCGATGCCTTCAGCCCGGTGCTTTTTACCCACGGCCCGGAGGCAGAGGCGCGCAGCCTGCGGGAAAGGACCTGGGATCGGCTTGTGCTGCTCGGCAGGTCCCGGACGCGTCTGCATTCCGACGAGCCCGGCGAAAGGCCGGCCGCCATGGCGGTCACGGGCAACCTGGGCCAGGCCGGGCACCAGCACGGGCTGACCTGGGCGCTGTTCCTGCGCAACGGCGATTGTGCCGGGGTCCTTGGGCTGGGCTTTTCGGCGGCGGGCCCCGCGCCGGGCGAGGCGACAGAGGCCGGTCCGACGGAGGCGACGTCGCCCGAAACCATTGCCGTGCTCGGGAAACTCGCCGAAACCCTTGAATTCATGATCGGTGCCTGGTGGGACCGGATCGACCTTGAGCGTGATCTGGCGGCCAGCCGGTCCCGTGCCCTGCGCCTGCAACGGGTTTCCGAACTGGACCCGCTGACCGGGCTGGAAAATATCGCAACATTCGAGGGCAAGGTGCGCGAACGGCTGGACAGTTCCGTCGAACCGGGGGCCTTCATCCTGATCGACGTCGATCACTTCAAGACCGTCAACGACATGTATGGCCACCAGTTCGGGGACAATTACCTGAAGACCGTGTCCCAGGCGATCATGGATGCCTCTCCGGCGCGGGCCATCGTGGGCCGGGTCGGCGGTGATGAATTTGCGATGTTCACCGATCTGCCGAAACGAAGCGGGAATTACCTGCGCGCGCTGATGACCACCTGTCGGATGACGATTCTGCGAGCTTCGGCCTTTTTGAACAAGCCGGATCTGGGGCGGGTCAGCATCGGGGCCTCCTTCACGCCGGATCACGGGAAGGCTTACGAGAAACTCTATCACAGCGCGGATCTGGCGCTCTATGCCTCCAAGGAGTCTGGGCGCGGCACCGCGACGGTCTACAGTCAGGACGTGGCCGAACGGTTCGATCACGCCCAGCTTGCCAAGACATTCCAGGCGGCCTGCCATGCCGGAGAGGTCGTGCCCTATTTTCAGCCGTTGGTGGACCTCGCCTCGCGGCAGGTGACCGCCTACGAGGTCCTCTGCCGCTGGGAAAGCCCACGTCACGGACTGCTGTCGCCGGCAAGTTTTCCATCCATCTTCACCGATCACGGGCTGGCGACACAGCTGACACGCCACATCATCCAGGCCTCTCTGAAGCAGTACGTCGATGTCGTCGCCAGCATGGAAAGCCCGGTCAAGCTGTCCCTGAACCTGACCTATTTCGATCTGATGGACCGCGAATTCGTCTTCGATTTCCAATCGGCCCTGAGTGATTCCGGCGTCGATTGGGGGTCCATCATCATCGAGGTGCAGGAAACTGTCGTCATGGGGGAATCCACCGGTCAGGTGTTTCGCACGCTCGAGGAACTGCGCCGCCGGGGCGCGAAGATCGCGCTGGACGATTTCGGCACCGGCTATTCCGGCCTGCGCCATCTGAAGAACTGGCCGGTCGATATCGTGAAAATCGACAAGTCCTTCGTCAAGGATCTCTGTTCGGATTACCGGGACCGGGCGATTGTGGGGTCAATCGTGCAATTGGCCAAGGACCTCGGCTTTCGGGTGATCGCCGAAGGGATCGAGACCGAAGACCAGGCCCGCCTGCTTCTGGAAATGGGATGCGACATGGGTCAGGGGTACAATTTCGGGCGGCCGCTGGCGCCTGTCGGATCTTCGCCGCGCGCGCTGGCAAGCGAATGA
- a CDS encoding adenosylcobinamide amidohydrolase — protein sequence MTLTQRGPWLDFDLGAPMQVLSWAPHRPGLVSAARILWREVRNADLGPERDALAWLDGELRNRRAEDAVCFLTSRDLAAAEHAMVEVDGIRADAVATVGLSNAESIGRRLGVPPSGPALRTGWGTVNIALRLNCGLRPEALIELLSLVAEARTLAITEAGLHLSTGLATGTGTDCIAVAAPAGAGRFAGLHTAIGEAAGAAVLSAMRAGVAGWRPITTEAGLPDGTP from the coding sequence ATGACCCTGACGCAGCGCGGCCCCTGGCTGGATTTCGACCTTGGCGCGCCAATGCAGGTGCTCAGCTGGGCGCCGCACCGGCCCGGGTTGGTCAGCGCGGCCCGCATCCTGTGGCGCGAGGTGCGCAATGCCGACCTCGGCCCCGAGCGTGACGCCCTCGCCTGGCTCGACGGTGAATTGCGCAACCGGCGGGCCGAAGACGCGGTCTGTTTCCTGACCAGCCGGGATCTGGCTGCCGCCGAACATGCTATGGTCGAGGTTGACGGCATCCGGGCCGACGCGGTTGCCACGGTGGGGCTGTCCAATGCCGAAAGCATCGGCCGCCGCCTCGGGGTACCCCCGTCCGGGCCCGCGCTCCGAACGGGCTGGGGAACAGTAAACATCGCGCTGCGCCTGAATTGTGGTTTGCGCCCCGAAGCCCTGATCGAACTGCTGTCGCTGGTGGCCGAGGCCCGGACGCTTGCGATCACCGAAGCCGGTTTGCACCTGTCCACGGGGCTGGCCACCGGGACCGGGACCGATTGCATCGCCGTGGCCGCACCTGCAGGGGCTGGGCGTTTTGCCGGTCTGCACACGGCCATCGGCGAAGCCGCCGGGGCGGCTGTCCTCTCGGCGATGCGCGCCGGTGTCGCGGGCTGGCGACCGATCACCACGGAGGCGGGTTTGCCCGACGGCACACCCTAG
- a CDS encoding ABC transporter ATP-binding protein → MSLLRIEELSVELGGRPVFSKLSLDIRPGEMVGLIGPNGAGKTTLMRAALGLLPALGESSLARMAPLARARAAAWLPQQREIAWPVSVADLVALGRLPHGGDGIGAVDRKAVESALERMALGPLRDRDATRLSGGEQARALIARALAQESPLLLADEPIAGLDPAHQIAVMEVFSDLARDGHGVLVSLHDLGLAARHCDRLILLAEATILADGPPAEVLTPDLLARAFQISAFHEQTPDGPVFQALRVLK, encoded by the coding sequence ATGAGCCTGCTGCGGATCGAGGAACTGAGCGTGGAGCTGGGCGGCCGCCCGGTCTTTTCAAAGCTGTCGCTGGATATCCGTCCGGGCGAGATGGTCGGCCTGATCGGGCCGAACGGCGCGGGCAAGACGACCCTGATGCGCGCGGCCCTGGGCCTGTTGCCGGCCCTGGGCGAAAGCTCTCTTGCGCGCATGGCGCCTCTGGCCCGCGCCCGCGCGGCCGCCTGGCTGCCCCAGCAACGCGAAATCGCCTGGCCGGTCAGCGTGGCGGATCTTGTGGCGCTTGGCCGCCTGCCCCATGGCGGGGACGGCATCGGCGCCGTGGATCGCAAGGCGGTGGAATCCGCGCTGGAACGCATGGCGCTGGGGCCGCTGCGTGACCGCGACGCGACCCGGCTGTCGGGCGGCGAACAGGCCCGCGCCCTGATCGCCCGTGCCCTGGCTCAGGAATCCCCGCTGTTGCTGGCGGATGAACCGATTGCCGGTCTCGACCCGGCGCATCAGATCGCGGTGATGGAGGTCTTTTCCGATCTCGCCCGTGATGGCCATGGCGTGCTTGTCTCCTTGCACGACCTCGGTCTGGCCGCGCGCCATTGCGACCGGCTGATCCTGCTGGCCGAGGCGACGATCCTGGCCGATGGTCCCCCGGCCGAGGTGCTGACGCCGGACCTGCTGGCCCGCGCCTTCCAGATCTCGGCCTTTCACGAACAGACCCCCGACGGCCCGGTCTTTCAGGCGCTGCGCGTGCTGAAATGA
- a CDS encoding FecCD family ABC transporter permease, whose amino-acid sequence MKAPVRLLLPLVILLALVSLSLGPAGLGLGESLRALVLGGDGPAVMVMREIRLPRVLLAVMIGASLGLSGAAMQGFLRNPLAEPGIIGVSGSAAFGAVLALQTGFAGLFALALPLTALAGALVAVLLLVTLAGPRGGSLTLILAGIAISAMSGALTSLVLNLSPNPYAAGEIVFWMMGSLADRSMTHVWLALPFTLLGWLLLARSARGLEALTLGEDAAEGLGIDLTRLRWQVVLGTAAAIGAATAVAGVIGFIGLVVPHLLRPLIGGRPGRLLGVSALGGAAMLLMADISVRVIAPDRDLKLGVLTALIGAPFFLRLLWQLRKERA is encoded by the coding sequence GTGAAGGCCCCCGTGCGGCTGCTGCTGCCGCTGGTGATCCTGTTGGCGCTGGTCTCGCTCAGCCTGGGGCCGGCGGGGCTCGGGCTGGGGGAAAGCCTGCGCGCGCTGGTCCTGGGTGGCGATGGCCCGGCGGTCATGGTGATGCGCGAAATCCGCCTGCCACGGGTGCTGCTGGCGGTGATGATCGGCGCCTCGCTGGGGCTGTCGGGGGCGGCGATGCAGGGGTTCCTGCGCAATCCGCTGGCCGAGCCTGGGATCATCGGGGTGTCCGGCTCGGCCGCCTTCGGGGCAGTACTGGCCCTGCAGACCGGCTTTGCGGGTCTGTTCGCGCTGGCCCTGCCGCTGACCGCGCTGGCTGGGGCGCTGGTGGCGGTGCTGCTGCTGGTGACGCTGGCCGGGCCGCGCGGCGGGTCACTGACACTGATCCTTGCCGGAATCGCGATTTCGGCCATGTCGGGGGCGCTGACATCGCTGGTGCTGAACCTGTCGCCCAATCCCTATGCCGCCGGAGAGATCGTGTTCTGGATGATGGGATCCCTTGCCGACAGGTCGATGACCCATGTCTGGCTGGCGCTGCCCTTCACATTGCTCGGATGGCTTCTGCTGGCCCGTTCGGCCCGCGGGCTCGAGGCGCTGACCCTGGGCGAAGATGCTGCCGAAGGGCTGGGTATCGACCTGACCCGGCTGCGCTGGCAGGTGGTGCTGGGCACGGCGGCGGCGATCGGGGCGGCGACGGCGGTGGCCGGGGTCATCGGCTTCATCGGATTGGTGGTCCCGCATCTGTTGCGCCCTCTGATTGGTGGGCGACCGGGCCGCTTGCTGGGCGTCTCGGCCCTTGGCGGGGCGGCGATGCTGCTGATGGCCGATATCTCGGTGCGGGTGATCGCGCCGGACCGCGACCTGAAGCTGGGTGTGCTGACGGCCCTCATCGGCGCGCCGTTCTTCCTGCGCCTGCTCTGGCAATTGCGAAAGGAACGCGCATGA
- a CDS encoding ABC transporter substrate-binding protein: MSAFAAISRPLRAAVSRGTAALTVVLAALLASHAVPAAAEAPARVVSINLCTDQLAMLLAAPGQLVSVSDLSREPRSSAMAQQALDYPINHAGAEEIWLLQPDLVLAGSYTSRATVSMLRRLGREVVEVRPAYSLDDIRDRITQVGAALGRDAAAADLIADFDARLDALRVQTTRNPTAAIYYANGYTTGDRTLAGQILMAAGFENIAGDMGGGHLPLERLVMARPEALITGSPYPGASRSEEILRHPAVAALRDQSALRVVADRDWLCGTPHVLKAVAALAEFRKQVP, translated from the coding sequence ATGTCGGCATTCGCGGCAATTTCTAGGCCATTGAGGGCGGCGGTGTCCAGGGGCACCGCCGCTCTGACCGTCGTTCTGGCGGCTTTGCTGGCGTCCCATGCCGTCCCGGCGGCGGCAGAGGCACCTGCGCGGGTCGTGTCGATCAACCTCTGCACCGATCAGCTGGCCATGCTGCTGGCGGCACCGGGGCAGCTGGTTTCGGTGTCGGACCTGTCGCGGGAACCGCGCAGTTCCGCCATGGCGCAGCAGGCGCTGGACTATCCGATCAACCATGCCGGCGCCGAGGAAATCTGGCTCCTGCAGCCCGATCTTGTGCTGGCCGGCTCCTATACCTCCCGCGCCACGGTCTCCATGCTGCGTCGCCTTGGCCGGGAGGTGGTCGAGGTGCGGCCGGCCTACAGTCTGGACGACATCCGGGATCGCATCACACAGGTCGGGGCAGCGCTTGGGCGCGACGCGGCGGCGGCAGACCTGATTGCCGATTTCGATGCCCGGCTCGACGCCCTGCGGGTGCAGACCACCCGGAATCCAACGGCGGCGATCTATTACGCCAATGGCTATACCACCGGCGACCGCACGCTTGCGGGGCAGATCCTGATGGCCGCCGGGTTCGAAAACATCGCCGGGGACATGGGCGGCGGGCATCTGCCGCTGGAACGCCTTGTCATGGCCCGTCCGGAGGCGCTGATCACCGGTTCACCCTACCCCGGTGCCTCGCGCTCCGAAGAAATCCTGCGGCATCCGGCGGTTGCCGCCCTGCGCGATCAAAGCGCGCTGCGTGTCGTGGCCGACCGCGACTGGCTATGCGGCACGCCGCATGTGCTGAAGGCGGTTGCGGCCCTGGCCGAATTCCGAAAGCAGGTCCCATGA